Part of the Neisseria brasiliensis genome is shown below.
TGATACAAACTGAAAAATCATGCCGTCTGAAAAGTTCAGACGGCATGATAAACACGTTTGATTTAATGGCTGCAACCGCCGCCGTGGCTTTCGCGCAGGGCTTCGGCAGCTTGTTCGTCCGCGTGGTAGCTGGATCGAACCATCGCGCCAATGGCGGCATTGCTAAAGCCCAATTCATACGCTTCTTTTTCAAAGATTTTGAATTGTTCGGGTGTCACATAACGCAACACCGGCAAATGGCCGTCTGAAGGTTGCAGATATTGGCCGATGGTAATCATCTCAATATTGTGGGCGCGCATATCACGCATGATTTCGCGCACGTCTTCATCGGTTTCACCCAAACCGACCATGATGCCGGATTTGGTTGGAATATGCGGCATCATTTCTTTATAGCGGCGCAACAAATCCAACGAATGCTGGTAATTGGCACCCGGACGGGCTTTTTTATACAGGCTCGGATGGGTTTCCAAATTGTGGTTCATCACATCCGGCGGTGTTTCGGCCAAAATTTTCAGGGCAATGTCCAAACGGCCGCGGAAATCCGGTACAAGAATTTCGATTTTGGTGTTCGGGCTGCGCTCGCGGATGGCTTTGATGCAGTCGGCAAAGTGTTGTGCTCCGCCGTCACGTAAATCATCGCGGTCAACGGAAGTAATTACCACATAACGTAAGTTCATGGCGGCAACAGATTCAGCCAGATTTTGTGGCTCATCCGGATCCAATAGGTTAGGGCGGCCGTGACCCACGTCGCAAAACGGACAACGACGGGTACAAATATCGCCCATAATCATGAAAGTGGCTGTGCCTTTGCTAAAGCATTCGCCGATATTCGGGCAAGAGGCTTCTTCACACACGGTGTGCATTTTTTGTTCGCGTAAAATATCTTTGATTTCAAAGAATTTTTTAGTAGGTAATTTGGCACGAATCCATTCCGGCTTTTTCAATTT
Proteins encoded:
- the lipA gene encoding lipoyl synthase produces the protein MSEIKIDDPKRGVKLRGADKTARIPIKVVPLQEKLKKPEWIRAKLPTKKFFEIKDILREQKMHTVCEEASCPNIGECFSKGTATFMIMGDICTRRCPFCDVGHGRPNLLDPDEPQNLAESVAAMNLRYVVITSVDRDDLRDGGAQHFADCIKAIRERSPNTKIEILVPDFRGRLDIALKILAETPPDVMNHNLETHPSLYKKARPGANYQHSLDLLRRYKEMMPHIPTKSGIMVGLGETDEDVREIMRDMRAHNIEMITIGQYLQPSDGHLPVLRYVTPEQFKIFEKEAYELGFSNAAIGAMVRSSYHADEQAAEALRESHGGGCSH